One window from the genome of Gimesia aquarii encodes:
- a CDS encoding DUF1559 domain-containing protein, which translates to MKPKRGFTLIELLVVIAIIAILIAILLPAVQQAREAARRSSCKNNFKQVGLALHNYHETHRVFPLSDHRDSGRGCSGSVWTQNDIYRYSWGAMILPFLEANAIYKNIDFSRNYNVSPSNDIQAVGATIPVFICPSDPQSEARCNRTGGINNGGPGNRDDLGRSNMAGVADSVNWECAANWGRSDGDGVLYNNSRTKIRDIIDGSSNTLMVGEVTGGRPGSFDCNYWSVVNHIDTAGGINGPNTTPGQGTWSLRSQQASSWHTGGCHFLLADGSVHFLSENIDSGVLKSLTTRAGGEVVSPFE; encoded by the coding sequence ATGAAACCCAAACGCGGATTCACTTTGATTGAGTTGCTGGTGGTCATCGCCATCATTGCGATTTTAATTGCCATCCTCTTGCCGGCAGTCCAACAGGCACGTGAAGCCGCCCGCCGCTCCAGTTGCAAAAATAACTTCAAACAGGTTGGTCTGGCCTTACATAACTATCATGAAACTCACCGGGTATTTCCTCTGTCCGATCATCGTGACTCGGGACGAGGCTGTTCGGGGAGCGTCTGGACACAAAATGACATCTATCGCTACAGCTGGGGGGCGATGATCCTTCCCTTTCTGGAAGCAAATGCCATTTATAAAAATATTGATTTCAGCAGAAATTATAATGTCTCTCCCTCCAACGACATTCAGGCGGTAGGCGCGACCATTCCGGTTTTCATTTGCCCCTCTGATCCGCAATCAGAAGCCCGTTGTAACCGGACCGGTGGTATTAATAACGGCGGACCAGGCAATAGAGACGATCTGGGCCGCTCAAACATGGCTGGCGTTGCTGACTCCGTGAATTGGGAATGTGCTGCGAACTGGGGCCGCTCCGATGGTGATGGTGTGTTGTATAACAATTCCAGAACGAAGATCCGTGACATCATCGATGGCAGTAGCAATACATTAATGGTTGGCGAAGTAACCGGAGGCAGACCCGGGTCTTTTGACTGTAATTACTGGAGCGTCGTGAATCATATCGACACCGCCGGAGGTATTAACGGGCCAAATACCACGCCTGGCCAAGGGACATGGAGCCTCAGATCACAACAGGCTTCGAGCTGGCATACGGGCGGCTGTCATTTTTTGCTGGCAGATGGCAGTGTGCATTTTCTTTCCGAAAACATCGACTCTGGAGTGTTAAAAAGTTTAACCACACGCGCCGGCGGCGAAGTCGTCTCCCCCTTTGAGTAA
- a CDS encoding tetratricopeptide repeat protein has product MTETQEQSDQLLEGSPALQGERVVFTGTLACMTHQKAWEFVELHGGQAAQHVSRQTTLLVVGEEGWPLEADGSPSVNLSQAQELIAEGVSIQIIKESDWLALIELKDPGVNVDQLYTPAMLTQMLNVPVTTIRRWERQGLIKPVRKIFRLPYFSFQEVASVRRLSALLESGVNPRDLENSLQHLGKFFNEIDQPLSQLTLLSQDAQLLLKDEHGLIDPRRGQRVFDFGTEETQLNELTEEELAGEESYEGTIEFTEHLKTPEFQDRSADEWFQEGCRFLDAGDAKSAIEAYRMALLGHPDMPEAHLHLAEALYLNGNTEGALERYYAAVEWDHDYIEAWTQLGCLHNELGERESALHAFEIALSVHPDYPDAHLHIAEMLNQLNRVEEAVPHWKVYLEFDEMGPWAELARQRLQEYDTEELEQQFP; this is encoded by the coding sequence ATGACCGAGACTCAAGAACAATCTGATCAGTTGCTAGAGGGATCTCCTGCTTTGCAGGGGGAGCGTGTCGTTTTTACGGGGACGCTTGCCTGCATGACACATCAGAAAGCCTGGGAGTTCGTAGAATTACACGGCGGTCAGGCAGCACAGCATGTCAGTCGGCAGACGACTTTACTGGTTGTAGGAGAGGAAGGCTGGCCGCTGGAGGCGGATGGCTCTCCCTCGGTGAACTTGAGTCAGGCACAAGAGTTGATTGCGGAAGGAGTTTCGATTCAGATCATCAAAGAGTCAGATTGGCTCGCACTGATTGAACTCAAAGATCCGGGAGTGAATGTCGACCAGTTATATACTCCCGCCATGTTGACGCAGATGCTGAATGTTCCTGTGACCACAATTCGTCGCTGGGAAAGACAGGGTTTGATCAAGCCAGTGCGCAAGATCTTTCGTTTGCCTTACTTTTCTTTTCAGGAAGTGGCCAGTGTCCGTCGGCTTTCCGCACTGCTCGAATCAGGAGTTAATCCACGAGATCTCGAAAACAGCCTGCAGCATTTGGGTAAATTTTTTAACGAGATCGATCAGCCGTTATCTCAGTTGACACTATTATCACAGGATGCACAGCTCTTATTGAAAGATGAGCATGGGTTGATTGATCCCAGGCGGGGCCAGAGGGTCTTTGACTTCGGCACGGAAGAAACTCAACTCAATGAATTGACTGAGGAAGAACTGGCCGGTGAAGAGTCATATGAGGGAACGATTGAATTCACAGAGCATCTTAAAACTCCCGAGTTTCAGGATCGGAGCGCGGATGAATGGTTTCAGGAAGGCTGTCGTTTTCTCGATGCAGGCGATGCTAAGTCAGCAATTGAAGCATATCGAATGGCTTTGCTGGGACATCCGGATATGCCCGAAGCACATTTGCATCTGGCTGAGGCGCTGTACTTGAACGGTAATACGGAAGGTGCCCTTGAACGTTACTATGCGGCTGTGGAATGGGATCACGATTATATCGAAGCCTGGACACAACTCGGTTGTCTGCATAATGAGTTAGGCGAACGAGAGTCTGCTCTGCATGCATTTGAAATTGCACTCTCCGTTCATCCGGATTACCCAGACGCCCATTTGCATATTGCTGAAATGCTCAATCAACTGAATCGGGTTGAGGAAGCGGTTCCCCACTGGAAAGTGTATCTGGAATTCGATGAAATGGGGCCGTGGGCTGAATTGGCCCGCCAGCGTTTGCAGGAATACGACACTGAAGAATTGGAACAACAGTTTCCATAA
- a CDS encoding GntR family transcriptional regulator — MYEVTENLSDRAYRFIKQEMQQGALVPGVQLVNRKLASEIGVSVIPVREAIHRLVTEGLVEHVPGAGAFVRKPNREDLEELYVLRDALESCGAAEAARYITPHQLDDLESIMSEFHQIAESIQKRSDGHATPSQFHRWLDCEEAFHEIVIDASRNRLISKVIREHRAIATVFESQRNSSKLLTQELAEKTCERKEQLLAALRDGNASLARELMSAHIQQGCKDVLAFLRQQERRA, encoded by the coding sequence ATGTACGAAGTTACTGAAAATCTGTCGGACCGTGCTTATCGCTTTATTAAGCAGGAAATGCAGCAAGGAGCGTTAGTGCCCGGCGTGCAATTGGTGAATCGTAAGCTGGCATCGGAAATTGGCGTGAGCGTGATTCCCGTGCGAGAGGCCATTCATCGTCTGGTCACAGAAGGACTGGTTGAGCATGTTCCCGGCGCTGGCGCGTTTGTACGGAAGCCGAATCGCGAAGACCTTGAAGAACTTTATGTCTTGCGTGACGCTTTGGAAAGTTGTGGGGCGGCAGAAGCCGCACGGTATATTACCCCCCATCAACTGGACGATCTCGAATCGATCATGTCGGAGTTTCATCAAATCGCCGAATCGATTCAGAAGCGAAGTGATGGGCATGCGACGCCTTCCCAGTTTCACCGCTGGCTTGATTGTGAAGAAGCTTTTCATGAAATCGTCATCGATGCCTCACGTAATCGTCTGATTTCTAAAGTCATTCGGGAACATCGTGCGATTGCGACTGTCTTTGAATCACAACGCAACAGTTCTAAGCTACTGACTCAGGAACTGGCTGAAAAAACCTGTGAAAGAAAAGAGCAGTTGCTTGCCGCGCTGCGTGACGGTAATGCGTCTCTGGCGCGCGAATTGATGAGTGCTCACATTCAACAAGGCTGTAAGGACGTACTGGCTTTTTTGCGACAACAGGAACGTCGTGCGTAA
- a CDS encoding dihydrodipicolinate synthase family protein, giving the protein MSSIIQGVLPVLHTPLQADETIDRDVLQREIDWCYELGVDGICGAMVSEVLRLTYAERLELTRLMSEISDGRGAVIASVGAESTRQALEYARQAEETGCDAVMAIPPVTTALPEHALWNYFSALAEQCHLPLVVQDASSYVGQTLSIDFYRKLLDEYGPKKIFFKPEASPIGPNLSALRDATNGQAQIFDGSGGILLVDAYRRGICGTMPGVDLLDGIMGLWRALQADDDETIYRIYFPICAIVALQLQAGLDGFLAIEKYLLVKRGLFPSEQRCQPNAWDLDHETQAEVDRLFDLLIQAL; this is encoded by the coding sequence ATGTCGTCAATAATTCAAGGTGTATTGCCGGTATTGCATACTCCATTGCAGGCCGATGAAACAATTGACCGCGATGTATTACAGAGGGAAATCGACTGGTGTTATGAATTGGGTGTGGATGGCATCTGCGGTGCGATGGTTTCCGAAGTCTTGCGTTTGACGTATGCCGAGCGTCTGGAACTGACACGGCTGATGTCTGAGATCTCAGATGGGCGAGGGGCCGTGATAGCCAGCGTGGGAGCAGAGAGTACACGTCAGGCATTAGAATATGCACGCCAGGCAGAAGAAACAGGCTGTGATGCGGTTATGGCAATTCCCCCTGTCACAACAGCGCTTCCCGAACATGCGTTATGGAATTATTTTTCTGCACTCGCTGAACAATGCCATTTGCCGTTGGTTGTGCAGGATGCCTCTTCTTATGTCGGCCAGACGCTCTCTATCGATTTTTATCGAAAACTATTGGATGAGTATGGGCCTAAGAAAATATTTTTCAAACCGGAAGCCTCGCCGATTGGTCCAAACTTGTCGGCGTTACGCGATGCGACGAATGGTCAGGCTCAGATCTTTGATGGTTCTGGTGGCATCTTATTGGTAGACGCGTATCGTCGGGGCATTTGTGGAACAATGCCGGGAGTCGATTTGTTGGATGGCATCATGGGATTATGGCGTGCGCTTCAAGCTGATGATGATGAAACGATTTATCGTATTTATTTTCCGATCTGTGCAATCGTCGCATTGCAGTTACAGGCGGGGCTGGATGGTTTTCTGGCGATTGAGAAATATCTATTAGTGAAACGAGGCCTCTTTCCCTCAGAGCAGCGATGCCAACCCAATGCCTGGGATCTTGATCACGAAACCCAGGCCGAAGTAGACCGACTGTTTGATTTATTAATTCAGGCCTTATAG
- the hisD gene encoding histidinol dehydrogenase → MTQTELNITTIDCTRSDATSLFAELRSKLSPSGNVVSEAGRQRTIELFGEPLSPQQVVERICNDVRDTGRDALLDYSVKLDQKELTPETMRVSAEELKTAHTEADPEYLKTLRAIRENIIEFQTALLPEDVKILREAGESRVELRQRYLPLKRVGVCIPGGAAAYPSTLLMTAVPAQTAGVKEIVVVVPPTDFGGYNTDILAACYELGITEIYRVGGAQAVAALAYGVEGIERVDKIVGPGNLFVALAKRHVFGEVDIDSIAGPSEVIVLADETANPEFIASDLISQAEHSPGSGVLITWHEPLIEAVKAALIKQLNELPRGDLARQSLLDYGALILTRDADEAAGLTDLLATEHLHISMADPEQMLSKVQNAGAIFMGHYTPVATGDYYAGPSHVLPTGGTARFANGLCSIDFLKRSSVISYNQEGLAQDATGICLLAEKEGLTAHAASVTIRLKNESQ, encoded by the coding sequence ATGACACAAACTGAACTCAACATCACGACTATCGACTGTACGCGCAGCGATGCAACTTCATTGTTCGCCGAATTACGCAGTAAACTGAGCCCGAGCGGAAACGTTGTCTCGGAAGCCGGTCGACAACGGACCATCGAACTCTTTGGCGAACCTCTCTCTCCGCAGCAAGTCGTCGAACGTATCTGCAATGACGTCCGTGACACAGGTCGCGATGCACTTCTCGATTACTCGGTAAAGCTGGATCAAAAAGAACTTACCCCCGAAACCATGCGTGTCTCGGCGGAAGAACTGAAAACCGCTCATACAGAAGCAGATCCAGAATATCTTAAAACACTCCGCGCGATTCGTGAAAATATTATCGAATTCCAAACGGCACTCTTGCCCGAAGATGTTAAAATCCTCCGCGAGGCAGGGGAGTCTCGCGTGGAATTACGCCAGCGTTATTTACCTTTAAAACGTGTTGGAGTTTGCATTCCCGGCGGTGCAGCCGCCTATCCTTCCACACTGTTAATGACCGCTGTCCCCGCACAAACAGCGGGGGTCAAAGAAATCGTTGTCGTCGTGCCTCCAACTGACTTTGGTGGATACAACACAGATATCCTCGCCGCCTGTTATGAGTTGGGGATCACAGAAATCTATCGTGTCGGCGGTGCCCAGGCTGTCGCCGCACTCGCCTATGGTGTGGAAGGCATTGAACGCGTTGACAAAATTGTTGGTCCCGGAAACCTGTTCGTTGCACTCGCTAAACGTCATGTTTTCGGCGAAGTTGACATCGACAGTATCGCCGGCCCGAGTGAAGTCATCGTCCTCGCCGATGAAACTGCCAACCCCGAATTCATCGCTAGCGATTTGATCTCGCAAGCAGAACACAGCCCCGGCTCCGGTGTGCTCATCACCTGGCACGAACCATTAATCGAAGCCGTCAAAGCCGCGCTCATCAAACAGCTTAATGAACTTCCTCGTGGCGATCTCGCACGTCAAAGCCTGCTTGACTACGGCGCTCTGATTCTCACCCGCGATGCCGATGAGGCAGCCGGCTTAACCGATTTGCTCGCGACCGAACACTTACACATTTCTATGGCAGACCCCGAACAGATGCTGTCAAAAGTCCAAAACGCTGGCGCGATCTTCATGGGCCATTACACTCCCGTCGCCACAGGCGACTATTACGCCGGTCCTTCGCATGTTCTCCCCACTGGTGGCACAGCCCGCTTTGCCAACGGCCTCTGTTCGATTGATTTTCTGAAACGTTCATCAGTCATCTCCTACAATCAGGAAGGGTTGGCCCAAGACGCGACGGGCATCTGTTTGCTCGCCGAAAAGGAAGGCCTCACCGCACACGCCGCGAGTGTCACCATCCGCCTGAAAAATGAATCCCAGTAA
- a CDS encoding enolase C-terminal domain-like protein, protein MKIERIETLVCYARMRNWVFVKVITDQPGLIGWGEATLEWHTRGIAGTIEDLSQLLIGEDPRRVEYLWQMMWRQHFWHGSGVTRSTAIAGIDLALWDILGKVHDVPCHQLWGGPVRDYIRLYCHLGGGNMESFYQTSTDNASQFAELAQKAVADGFTAFKSMAVPPTMPIEGLKPIKAAEDCVSAMREAVGDEVDIMVDGHARPSPAMGLQFAQALDPYGLYFFEEPCWPESLDSLARINAATTTPIATGERLTHLAAFRDLFEKRGCEICQLDLTHCGGFTEARRIAALADAHRIALAPHNPQGPISTAASLEFGFSQPSYIICESVLDDVPWRQDIVEEGFIIDPVTRTVKPNGKPGLGISINEAEVKKHPFQQETVQRVFYEDGAIGDW, encoded by the coding sequence ATGAAAATTGAACGCATCGAAACACTGGTGTGTTATGCCCGCATGAGAAACTGGGTGTTTGTGAAAGTCATCACAGATCAACCCGGTTTGATTGGTTGGGGTGAAGCGACCCTGGAGTGGCATACACGTGGGATTGCCGGAACGATTGAGGATTTATCACAGTTATTAATTGGTGAAGATCCAAGGCGTGTCGAATATCTCTGGCAGATGATGTGGCGCCAGCATTTCTGGCATGGAAGCGGTGTCACACGTTCGACCGCCATTGCCGGTATAGACCTGGCACTGTGGGATATTCTGGGGAAAGTTCACGATGTTCCCTGCCATCAACTCTGGGGCGGTCCAGTTCGGGACTATATTCGTCTTTATTGTCATTTGGGTGGTGGCAATATGGAATCTTTTTACCAGACATCGACGGATAACGCGTCACAATTTGCCGAGTTGGCGCAAAAGGCGGTAGCAGACGGGTTCACGGCGTTCAAATCGATGGCGGTACCACCCACGATGCCGATTGAGGGTCTGAAACCGATCAAAGCTGCGGAAGATTGTGTCTCTGCCATGCGTGAAGCGGTCGGAGACGAGGTTGATATCATGGTGGACGGTCATGCCCGCCCTTCTCCCGCCATGGGTTTACAGTTTGCACAAGCGCTGGATCCTTATGGTTTGTATTTCTTTGAAGAGCCATGCTGGCCGGAGTCGCTGGATAGTCTGGCTCGAATCAATGCTGCGACAACAACTCCCATTGCGACGGGTGAGCGATTGACTCATTTGGCGGCGTTCCGTGATCTATTTGAAAAACGAGGCTGTGAAATTTGTCAGCTTGATTTGACACACTGTGGTGGATTTACCGAAGCACGGCGGATTGCCGCTTTGGCGGATGCTCATCGAATTGCACTCGCCCCCCATAATCCACAAGGACCAATCAGCACGGCAGCCTCGCTGGAATTTGGATTTTCTCAACCGAGTTACATCATCTGTGAATCGGTATTGGATGATGTTCCCTGGCGACAGGATATTGTTGAAGAAGGCTTTATCATCGATCCTGTGACGCGAACCGTCAAACCGAATGGCAAGCCGGGACTGGGGATCTCGATCAATGAAGCTGAAGTCAAAAAACATCCGTTTCAGCAGGAAACTGTACAACGCGTCTTTTATGAAGATGGTGCGATTGGAGATTGGTAA
- a CDS encoding MFS transporter has translation MPESENNSDAEPFKVNAREGPPSHARYLVLTLLCLIAAIAYISRNAISVPAKLIQEELGISLTQMGWVMSAFFWSYALSQIPSGWVGHIWGTRRALTVFAIFWSIATAFTGVVIGFWTLVVARLLFGISQAGIFPCSANTISKWLPESRRGIASGLLGSFMSIGSAIGSFIIGVLLVGFDCFGISVPAVTWRMCMFIFAVPGILWALWFYYWFRDRPADHSGVNSAELALIAQTQQQEQDDSKIEKGEPTPWGQILTSFSMWMICGQQFFRAAGYIFYVTWFPVYLQQARGITMASSGIWASLPLMSYVVGNALGGATVDWVLQRTQSRRWSRQGVAIFAMLGSAGCTLCAYFVKDMKLAMTLISMGTFFAGLSGSCGYTVTIDKGGQHVAPIFGMMNMAGNLGAALLPVIVGALFDAKIYDPVLILITGIYISAALCWAFLNPNGTVFDDVKSSEAV, from the coding sequence GTGCCAGAATCGGAAAATAATTCAGACGCTGAGCCATTCAAGGTGAATGCTAGAGAAGGCCCCCCTTCGCATGCTCGTTATCTGGTGCTGACATTATTGTGTTTGATCGCAGCGATTGCCTACATCAGCCGAAATGCGATTTCGGTGCCTGCAAAATTGATTCAGGAAGAGCTCGGAATCAGCCTGACCCAGATGGGCTGGGTGATGAGCGCTTTTTTCTGGAGTTATGCGTTATCTCAAATTCCCAGCGGCTGGGTGGGACATATCTGGGGAACACGACGCGCGTTGACTGTGTTTGCGATTTTTTGGTCGATTGCGACTGCATTCACGGGGGTCGTCATTGGATTCTGGACGCTCGTGGTAGCACGTTTGCTGTTTGGTATTTCGCAGGCGGGTATCTTCCCCTGCTCTGCAAATACGATTTCTAAATGGTTACCTGAATCAAGACGTGGCATCGCCAGTGGGTTACTGGGAAGTTTTATGTCAATTGGAAGTGCCATTGGTAGTTTTATTATTGGAGTGCTATTAGTTGGGTTTGATTGTTTCGGGATTTCTGTCCCCGCAGTCACCTGGCGGATGTGTATGTTTATTTTCGCCGTTCCGGGAATTCTGTGGGCACTCTGGTTTTATTATTGGTTTCGAGATCGACCGGCAGATCACTCGGGTGTGAACTCAGCAGAGTTAGCTTTGATTGCTCAAACTCAGCAGCAGGAACAGGACGATTCAAAGATTGAAAAAGGTGAGCCGACTCCCTGGGGACAAATTCTGACAAGTTTTTCCATGTGGATGATCTGTGGTCAGCAGTTTTTTCGCGCAGCAGGTTATATTTTTTATGTGACCTGGTTTCCCGTTTACCTGCAGCAGGCACGCGGGATCACGATGGCTTCCTCAGGCATTTGGGCGAGTTTGCCTTTGATGTCTTATGTCGTGGGGAACGCTTTGGGAGGGGCGACTGTGGACTGGGTGTTACAGAGGACTCAGAGTCGTCGCTGGAGCCGACAGGGTGTGGCGATTTTTGCTATGCTGGGAAGTGCCGGATGCACTCTGTGTGCTTATTTCGTCAAAGACATGAAATTAGCAATGACATTGATTTCGATGGGGACTTTTTTTGCGGGATTGAGTGGTTCCTGTGGTTACACTGTCACGATTGATAAGGGAGGACAGCATGTCGCCCCCATCTTCGGGATGATGAATATGGCAGGAAATTTAGGCGCTGCATTATTGCCTGTGATCGTCGGTGCTTTATTCGATGCGAAAATTTATGATCCTGTTTTAATTCTGATTACAGGGATTTATATCTCTGCCGCGCTTTGTTGGGCCTTTCTGAATCCGAATGGAACTGTTTTTGATGACGTTAAATCGTCTGAGGCCGTTTAA
- a CDS encoding alkaline ceramidase: MSGQALETKTQTAFQGRIGVATVDITPPVGIYARNWGAAKHDVAESLHRRLTLNALVLYSTGSEKPLVFIDADLGWWRSLITFKRFQTRLLQELDIEEAALIFGLSHTHASPPLTDPDPDLPASESLAEYLETVYQASIVAVREAIQNATEAVLDWNTGHCSLASMRDLPDPSPEADRIVCGWNPNEPADDTLILGRITDVSGTLKAVVVNYACHPTTLAWENTAISPDFPGAMRDTIGEVLGVPALFMQGASGELSPRYQYVGDTEVADRHGRQLAFAALATLEDMESSATSLEYQGVVESGAPLAVWKQTPITPVSCLQAVQATVELPIKNWPSAEELEAQRQACTDRALEERLRRRRNIRRGIGDGSTLALPIWVWRIGETILVGSPTESYSILQRELRQRFDDRTIVCLNLINGTTGYLVPQEFYDLDLYQVWQTPFERGSLEILIEGMADAIQQLIGS; this comes from the coding sequence ATGAGCGGACAAGCATTAGAGACGAAAACTCAGACCGCGTTTCAGGGGCGAATCGGTGTCGCAACCGTTGATATTACCCCGCCAGTAGGAATCTATGCACGGAACTGGGGCGCGGCGAAACACGATGTGGCGGAATCACTGCATCGTCGTTTGACTTTGAATGCGCTGGTCCTGTATTCGACTGGCTCTGAAAAACCGTTGGTTTTTATCGATGCTGACCTGGGCTGGTGGCGTTCATTGATTACATTCAAACGATTTCAAACACGACTCCTGCAGGAATTAGATATTGAAGAAGCGGCTTTGATTTTTGGATTAAGTCATACGCATGCATCGCCGCCGTTAACCGATCCCGATCCGGATTTACCGGCCAGTGAATCTTTGGCAGAATATCTGGAGACCGTTTATCAGGCTTCCATCGTGGCGGTGCGCGAAGCGATTCAGAATGCAACAGAGGCTGTTCTAGATTGGAATACGGGACATTGTTCTTTAGCGTCAATGCGTGATCTGCCTGATCCCTCACCGGAAGCTGATCGCATTGTTTGTGGATGGAATCCGAATGAGCCTGCCGATGACACTCTGATTCTCGGACGCATCACAGATGTTTCTGGTACGCTCAAAGCAGTGGTTGTCAATTACGCCTGCCATCCAACGACACTCGCCTGGGAGAATACGGCGATTTCTCCCGATTTTCCAGGAGCGATGCGAGACACCATTGGTGAAGTATTGGGAGTCCCTGCTCTGTTTATGCAGGGGGCTTCCGGGGAATTGTCTCCCCGTTATCAATATGTAGGTGATACTGAAGTTGCAGATCGACATGGACGCCAGTTGGCATTTGCTGCTTTGGCGACGTTAGAAGATATGGAGTCTTCCGCGACATCGCTGGAATATCAGGGAGTCGTCGAATCGGGGGCACCTCTTGCTGTCTGGAAGCAGACTCCCATTACTCCTGTTTCCTGCTTGCAAGCAGTTCAGGCAACAGTGGAACTGCCCATCAAAAACTGGCCATCTGCTGAAGAATTAGAGGCACAGCGACAAGCATGTACGGATCGGGCATTGGAAGAACGTTTGCGACGTCGTAGAAATATTCGACGTGGCATCGGTGATGGATCAACTTTGGCGCTACCGATTTGGGTCTGGAGGATAGGAGAAACGATTCTGGTTGGAAGTCCGACGGAATCATATTCAATTTTGCAACGCGAACTACGACAGCGGTTTGATGATCGAACCATTGTCTGTTTGAATCTAATTAATGGCACTACCGGTTATTTGGTACCTCAAGAATTCTATGATCTCGATCTGTATCAGGTCTGGCAGACACCTTTCGAACGCGGCAGTCTTGAGATTTTAATCGAGGGTATGGCTGATGCGATTCAACAACTTATTGGTTCATAG
- a CDS encoding serine hydroxymethyltransferase — MSSLESCDPEIWNCIQSEAKRQKNGLELIASENYTSAAIMEAAGSILTNKYAEGLPGRRYYGGCEYVDVIEDLARDRACELFGAEYANVQPHSGSQANMAVYLTVMKPGDTFLAMDLAHGGHLTHGMNLNFSGQLYNPIHYGVREDNHQIDFDQIAKLAREHKPKMIIAGASAYPREIDHPKFAEIAEEVGAVLMVDMAHYSGLVAGGVHNNPVEVADFVTSTTHKTLRGPRSGFILTKKANAKDVNRVVFPGIQGGPLEHVIAGKAICFKEANTESFKTYAQQVISNARTLAGVLLEGGIKLASGGTDNHLMLCDVTAIGLSGKIAEEALDKAGITVNKNMIPYDQRKPLDPSGIRIGTAALTTRGMQEDEMKKVGAWILRTLGAPDDDANIESVKGEIEEFAQSYPVPGIA, encoded by the coding sequence ATGTCCTCGCTTGAGTCGTGTGATCCTGAAATTTGGAACTGTATTCAGTCTGAAGCAAAACGACAGAAAAACGGACTGGAGCTGATCGCTTCTGAAAATTATACCAGCGCGGCCATCATGGAAGCAGCCGGTTCTATTCTCACGAATAAATATGCAGAAGGGCTACCCGGTCGACGTTATTATGGCGGCTGCGAATACGTGGATGTCATCGAAGACTTGGCCCGTGACCGTGCCTGCGAACTCTTTGGAGCGGAATATGCCAACGTGCAACCACACTCCGGGTCACAGGCGAATATGGCGGTTTACCTCACAGTCATGAAACCGGGTGACACCTTTCTCGCCATGGACCTCGCCCACGGTGGTCACTTAACTCACGGCATGAACCTGAACTTCTCCGGCCAGCTCTATAATCCCATTCATTATGGAGTCCGGGAAGATAACCACCAAATCGACTTCGATCAAATTGCCAAGCTCGCCCGTGAACACAAACCGAAAATGATCATCGCCGGCGCCTCTGCGTATCCCCGCGAAATCGATCACCCGAAATTCGCTGAAATCGCTGAAGAAGTCGGTGCTGTATTGATGGTCGATATGGCCCACTACTCAGGACTTGTCGCAGGCGGCGTTCACAATAACCCTGTCGAAGTGGCTGACTTCGTCACGTCGACCACACACAAAACTCTGCGAGGTCCTCGCTCCGGATTCATCTTGACTAAGAAAGCAAATGCCAAAGATGTAAACCGCGTGGTATTCCCTGGTATCCAGGGGGGACCGCTCGAACACGTCATTGCCGGCAAGGCCATCTGTTTCAAAGAAGCGAACACGGAATCCTTTAAAACTTATGCTCAACAAGTCATCTCCAATGCACGCACCTTAGCCGGTGTTCTGCTGGAAGGTGGCATCAAGCTTGCTTCTGGTGGAACCGACAACCATTTAATGCTCTGCGATGTAACTGCCATCGGCCTGTCTGGAAAGATTGCAGAAGAAGCCCTCGATAAAGCTGGCATCACCGTCAACAAAAACATGATTCCGTATGACCAACGCAAGCCTCTCGACCCCAGTGGAATTCGCATCGGTACCGCTGCCTTGACCACACGTGGTATGCAGGAAGACGAGATGAAAAAAGTCGGAGCCTGGATTCTCCGTACTCTGGGTGCTCCCGATGACGATGCCAACATCGAATCGGTGAAGGGAGAAATCGAAGAATTCGCCCAGAGCTATCCCGTTCCTGGAATTGCTTAA